One stretch of Pedobacter riviphilus DNA includes these proteins:
- a CDS encoding DUF5689 domain-containing protein — MKNTLKYINAFAVIACILIIGCDKQKDEFVLGTISPFISNFDLKKSYKETDLVLNTTVMKGASSIKGVVISDFVAGNTPKNLLVVQNSRIVGNGIDSVRGIAINIGADAAKYTVGDSVHIKVEGGILKRVDGVLQIEGVNSTAVNKIASGKNIKVPVVNIANLIAQPLVYENTLVTVSNTVVEPEPVQGDTFSGDKTINDGFGKARLHTEATANFSGNQLPSAANFTGVAYFKTQNNQPQLSLWVRNANDVFALPLVKPSPIIISGYLTNPGGSEAVTSGTQKGAYEYVQLLATKDIDFSVTPYSLVTTNNAGSANPAPANGWATGGVRTYKINITSGTAKKGDFIYVGGYSKLIWGFGSTNISSANWVAAVDYANNDGANFGTKNTNLLANSGNVAGIALFEGTTVNASTVPVDVIMYGGGNPNSGNVYVAGPPELGYRITNTDYYTTINPSSRLQQNFFGAGSNTNRLGFQVEQTGTSGGGFIQLGGIYITSTGRWEKGRLLTNIVMSTTATISDLQTGAGVTVLKN; from the coding sequence ATGAAAAATACATTAAAATATATAAATGCTTTCGCTGTTATTGCATGTATATTAATCATAGGATGTGATAAACAAAAAGATGAATTTGTATTAGGTACAATAAGTCCTTTTATCTCTAATTTTGATTTAAAGAAATCTTATAAAGAAACCGATTTGGTACTTAATACAACTGTTATGAAAGGTGCCTCCTCTATAAAAGGAGTAGTAATATCTGATTTTGTGGCGGGGAATACACCAAAAAATTTATTAGTTGTTCAAAACTCAAGAATTGTTGGTAATGGTATTGACTCGGTACGAGGGATAGCCATAAATATTGGTGCAGATGCAGCTAAATACACAGTAGGCGATTCGGTGCACATTAAAGTAGAAGGTGGGATTTTAAAGCGTGTAGATGGTGTGCTTCAAATTGAAGGTGTAAATAGCACCGCAGTTAACAAAATTGCTTCTGGTAAAAACATTAAAGTGCCAGTTGTAAATATTGCTAATTTAATAGCTCAACCTTTAGTGTACGAAAACACATTGGTTACCGTAAGTAATACCGTAGTAGAACCCGAGCCGGTACAGGGCGATACTTTTTCTGGCGATAAAACCATTAATGACGGTTTTGGTAAAGCAAGACTACATACCGAAGCTACAGCCAATTTTTCTGGTAATCAATTACCTTCTGCTGCAAATTTTACTGGAGTTGCATATTTTAAAACACAAAACAACCAGCCCCAGCTTTCTTTATGGGTGCGTAATGCGAATGATGTATTTGCCTTGCCATTAGTAAAGCCTTCTCCAATAATTATTTCTGGCTACTTAACCAATCCCGGAGGTAGTGAAGCTGTAACTAGCGGAACTCAAAAGGGAGCATATGAATATGTACAATTATTGGCAACAAAAGATATCGATTTTTCAGTTACTCCATACTCTTTAGTTACTACTAATAATGCAGGTTCTGCAAATCCGGCTCCTGCAAATGGATGGGCAACTGGTGGGGTACGTACCTATAAAATTAACATTACATCTGGTACTGCTAAAAAAGGTGATTTTATTTATGTTGGCGGTTACAGCAAATTGATATGGGGTTTTGGCTCAACAAATATTTCATCAGCAAACTGGGTGGCCGCAGTAGATTATGCAAATAATGATGGCGCAAACTTTGGAACTAAAAACACAAATTTATTAGCAAATAGCGGTAATGTAGCAGGTATAGCTCTTTTTGAAGGTACCACAGTTAATGCAAGTACAGTGCCAGTAGATGTGATTATGTATGGCGGAGGAAATCCAAATTCTGGAAATGTATATGTTGCAGGCCCACCAGAACTTGGTTATAGAATTACAAATACAGATTATTACACTACAATAAATCCTTCTTCTCGCTTACAGCAAAACTTCTTTGGTGCTGGCAGCAATACCAATCGCTTAGGTTTTCAAGTTGAGCAGACCGGCACAAGTGGAGGTGGTTTTATCCAACTTGGTGGTATATATATAACAAGTACAGGAAGATGGGAAAAAGGTAGATTACTCACAAATATTGTAATGTCTACAACTGCTACTATTTCTGATTTGCAAACCGGAGCAGGCGTTACTGTTTTAAAGAATTAA
- a CDS encoding calcineurin-like phosphoesterase C-terminal domain-containing protein, whose product MNRRSFIQKSTLLTTTLFVSLKSFPSSLFSVDGLVSGTVTSKGKPVAGVVISDGYSVVQTDKNGNYEIKLHELARFVWISTPSGYEFKTDSSIARHYYKPDTAGKLNFDLKPLKQNDNKHNFIIWADPQVRNKKDVQQMMETSVPDTREVVKAMGKTPVHGIGVGDLVWDNFDLFPAYDEAIAKIGIPFFQALGNHDQDYRLGGDDTSDRTFQAHYGPTYYSFNRGKAHYVVLDDVRYLGVERTYDGYITSTQLEWLAKDLELVPKDALLIICLHIPVHNSVKNNDDFYAVLKDFKNVHIMSGHTHFNKNVIKNGIYEHNHGTVCGGWWTGPICGDGTPRGYGVYEVNGTDLKWFYKSTGEDRKKQLSIYVDTLTNQKRLIANVWNYDPEWKVEYFLDGKAMGTLTTQDGFDPLSVKLYKGDKLPNPRPFVEPISTDHLFLAHFEPSVKKVKVIATDRFGEKFEAEIEA is encoded by the coding sequence ATGAACAGAAGATCATTTATACAAAAATCAACTTTATTAACCACCACCTTATTTGTTAGCTTAAAATCCTTTCCTTCATCGCTTTTTTCTGTTGATGGCCTGGTAAGCGGAACGGTAACTAGCAAAGGTAAACCTGTTGCCGGAGTGGTTATTTCTGATGGCTACAGCGTGGTACAGACAGATAAAAATGGCAACTATGAAATTAAACTGCATGAGCTTGCCCGTTTTGTTTGGATCAGCACGCCTTCGGGTTACGAGTTTAAAACCGACAGCAGTATTGCGCGCCATTATTATAAACCAGATACGGCCGGTAAGTTGAATTTCGATCTTAAACCCCTAAAACAAAATGATAACAAACATAATTTTATCATTTGGGCAGATCCTCAGGTGAGGAATAAAAAGGATGTTCAGCAAATGATGGAAACTTCGGTTCCTGATACAAGAGAAGTAGTAAAAGCAATGGGGAAAACACCTGTTCATGGAATCGGTGTTGGAGATTTAGTTTGGGATAATTTTGATCTTTTTCCTGCATATGATGAGGCTATTGCTAAAATCGGAATTCCATTTTTCCAGGCATTAGGAAATCATGATCAGGATTACAGGCTGGGTGGTGATGATACCTCTGACCGTACTTTTCAAGCACATTATGGGCCAACTTATTATTCTTTCAATAGGGGAAAGGCCCACTATGTGGTTTTAGACGACGTACGCTATTTAGGTGTAGAAAGAACTTATGATGGATACATTACCTCAACACAGTTAGAATGGCTGGCCAAAGATTTAGAATTGGTACCTAAAGATGCTTTATTAATTATATGCCTACATATTCCGGTACACAATTCGGTAAAAAACAATGATGATTTTTATGCTGTTTTAAAGGATTTCAAAAACGTACATATTATGTCTGGTCACACCCATTTTAATAAAAACGTAATTAAAAATGGTATTTACGAGCATAATCATGGTACAGTATGCGGTGGTTGGTGGACAGGACCAATCTGTGGCGACGGCACACCGCGTGGTTATGGTGTTTATGAAGTGAACGGAACAGATTTAAAATGGTTCTACAAATCAACTGGCGAAGACCGTAAAAAACAGTTGAGCATTTACGTAGATACCCTAACCAATCAGAAAAGATTGATAGCCAATGTGTGGAATTATGATCCTGAATGGAAAGTAGAATATTTTTTGGATGGAAAAGCGATGGGTACTTTGACAACCCAGGATGGATTTGATCCTTTATCAGTTAAATTATATAAAGGTGATAAATTGCCAAACCCTAGGCCATTTGTTGAACCGATCTCTACAGATCATTTATTTTTGGCACATTTTGAGCCTTCAGTTAAAAAAGTGAAGGTAATAGCAACTG